The genomic region ATCCATTCCCGGCATGACGACATCAACCAGCACCAAATCAGGCACCTTTTCTTTGGCCAGCTTACACGCTTCATATCCGTCCGCAGCACTGATGACCTCACAGCCCCGTTCCGCCAGCACTTTTTTCATATATAGACGGTTTGCCAGCTGATCATCTACAACAAGAACACGCCCCTGCAGCTTGTTCGCGAAAATACTATTTGTTTTAGACATACTAAATGATCTTTCCTTGGGAGCTCCTCATAATATCATGCCGTACAGACCTTCAGCCACTTAACCATGGCATCATATAATTCCCGGAACAACGCCTTTTCCCGCTTTCTTCCTGCGCGTTCAAGCTCTTCAGCCAATACAGATAATTCGGGAAATCCGGCTGTTCCACCCATTCCTTTAATCGAATGCGCCTCATTGGCGGCATCAATCATCTGCTCACGGGCCAGTGCGGCCTCAATTCCGTCTATGTTGAGTGCGATCTGTTCCATAAATATTTCCAGCAACTCGTCATCCACCTCCGATGTGTCAACGGCATACTGCTCCATGCGGGCCTCCAAATTAGGAACAACCATCGCAATAATT from Spartobacteria bacterium harbors:
- a CDS encoding Hpt domain-containing protein gives rise to the protein MNRDEAFEIIAMVVPNLEARMEQYAVDTSEVDDELLEIFMEQIALNIDGIEAALAREQMIDAANEAHSIKGMGGTAGFPELSVLAEELERAGRKREKALFRELYDAMVKWLKVCTA